The segment ATTGGAAATGATAATCCGCCGGATCCCGGTTATGAAGTTCCTCCTTCGACACTGCGTCCACCCAATGATCCCCGGTTTGCAGAGGATTGGGCGTTGCAGAATATTAACGCTGTGGAGGCATGGTCTTATTCGAAGGGCGATAATATTCTGATCGGGATCCCGGATGGAGGCTTCAACCGCAGCCATGAAGATCTTAAAACGCAGATCCACTCGGCACTGAGCAGCCCTGCGTGGCACATATACCATGGCACTGTTGTGGCGGGATGTGCCGGTGCAGCGACGAATAATTACAAAGGCAAGAGCTCAATAGGATACAACTGCAAATTGATCCTGGGTTCAGCCCCGAGCAACAACCAGGACTGGAACGAGGTACTGGCCATGTCAAACATGGGCGCGCGCGTGATCAATGCCAGTTTTATCTCCTGCAAATTCAATTCGACCATTCTCAATTTAATTCACTATATGGCCGATCAGGGGACATTGCTGGTCGGAGGTGCAGGAAATGGAACAGAAGTAGGTCACTGTTCCTCAAATGGAAACGGATATGGCTACCCTGCTTCCTATGATCCGGTGATCTCTGTTACCAGTGTCGGGCAGACTGACAATCATGTTTACGATGGGATACACTGCCATACCCACAACGACAAGGTTGATGTCTGCGCACCAGGTTATGGCGTTCTTTCAACCTGTTATTATATCGATTCCAATGGAATCATTCATAATGACTGTTATTCTCCGAACTGGGGAACCTCTTTTGCGGCGCCCATCGTAAGCGGCTTGGCAGCGCTGGTTTTCTACGCCAGGTCATGTATGACACCTGAAGAGGTCAAGTACATCATTGAATCCACCACCGACGACATCTACAGTATTCCGGGCAACAGCAACTTCACCGGGCTTCTTGGCCATGGGAGGATCAATGCCGGAAGAGCCGTCAAAAAAGCAGCCATCATTCAACCGGGAACCAATGTCCGCCTCACATCTTCGGCCACATGGACCACGGAACATTATATCAAGGAATATATCCTTGTTGAGAAAGGGGTAACGCTTACCATCCTGGCGGATGTTCTTTTTAACACAAATGCCAGGTTGATCATCAAACCGGGAGGCACGGTCGTGGTGAATGGGGCAACATTGCGAAACAACATGTGCAATGGCATGTGGGAGGGGGTCCAGGTTGAGGGGATCCGCGAAAAAAGCCAGCTGGAAGCCGGCAAACATGGAAAACTCTCCCTGATCAATGGCGCGACCATCAAAAATGCACGGACGGGAGCTGCCCTGGTCAACCTACTGGGAGATAAAACCATTCACGGCGGAGGGGGGATCATCCAGGCTGAAAATGCATTCTTTATCAACAATAAAATTGCAGTCCGCTTTTTACCGTACGAAAATTTTACACCGGAAAACACCTCAAACGTACTTGACAATGTGAGTTATTTCAAAAATGTGACCTTCCGGACTGATGATCAATTGATTGATCCCCAGATAAATCCCGAAACATTTGTTATCCTTCAGGATGTCAGGGGAATTTGGTTCCTGGGCTGCTCCTTTGTAAATAATGTTCCCGTCGAAGCTGAACAAAACTATTTCCCCAGCACAAGGGGAGGAGGGATCTATAGCGTGAATTCATCCTTTACCATCGACAAGCTGACCCCGACCAGTACGGATCAGTGTGAATTCAAGTATCTCTACCGCGGAATCGAAGCCTACGGTTTCAATTCAATGAAAACCTTTACGGTCAATGAGACCCTGTTCGACTCCATCTGCAAGACCATCTATCTCAATGGAATTGATAATGTGGCCATTACACGCAACGAAATTGTCCTGTACGACAGTTATGTCTTTCTGCCTGATATGGCCTATGGAGTGTACCTCGGTTATTGCACCGGCTATACAGTGGAGGAAAATATCATCAGGAAAGCATATGTATCCCACGTCGGCTCAGGTCCGCTGCACTATGGCATTGTTGTCAGCAACTCCCTTGACGATAATAACTTTATTTACAGCAACCGGATGGTGGATATGAACACCGGGGTTCTTGCACTTGGCGTCAACCGGGGTCCCGGGAAGACGGGACTGCAGATCAAATGCAATGAGTTCCTGGAGTGCAGTTTCGATATCGTTGTTTCACCCGACGCCTCTTCCCAACCCGGATCATGCGGGATCGCTTTCAACCAGGGGTATGATACCCGCCAGGATGCTCCGGCGGGCAACAGGTTCGGCAAGGATGTCCCGCCCTGGGACAACAGCGATTATAACTATCACATCGATTGCGGTACAATCATCTATTTTCATAACAGTAAAAGCAACAGTCCGCCTGCTACCTGGCCGTCTGATTACACATCCTCAACGGTTACCTTAGCGGAAACACAATATGAGTTCCGAAGTACGGTAAGCTGCCCTTCCTGGTTAGAACTGAAGGGACAGCCTCTTTTGCAGATCATGAAAGATGCGATCTATACAATGCAAAACTTAGCCACTCTTGAAAATCCTACGAGTGAACTGGATTACCAGTTCCAGATCGTGTCGGATGCAGCCTATCACCTGAGCCAATCGTATATACACAATCCTGACACAGCGTTCTTTCAACGGAATGTTGAACTTATATCCCTTTACGAAGGCATTACCACCAACATTCGTGATCTCCGGAGCCTGTCATGGGAGTACAGGAAGGTTTTCGCCTATCTTGCTGTAAAGGATACGGTCAACGCCGACAGGGTATTGGTTGATATCAAAGCAAAGTGGAATCTGGTCAATGGGAAACTGGATGAATACAACGATATGGTAAGTTATGTGGAGATCCTTAAGGAACTGATCCATAATGAAAAATCTATCTTTGAGATTGACGAAGCGCAAAAAACAATTCTATCGTTGATAGCCCGGAAAAAGAACAGCTTTGTCGGTGCTTACGCCCGTAATATACTCAATACGCTGGGCCACTAGCCGGCTGCTGAAGGGAATCACCAAGAGGTGAGTGACATAGGACCACCGGCAATCAGTGACTGTGCCTACCTGTCAACCAGGAAGTCAATAATGCCTTCCTGTGCCCATTCGGTCCATTTCTGTCCGATCTCAACCGGTGAGATATCCATGCTGGGAAACACATCGGCACCAAGCAGCACCTTTTTACCTGATGCCTGTATCAGGTGATGAACATCCCTTACCAGGGCAGTGACCTGTTGTTGGTTCCACCGGATCCATTCGCACCAGAGCATGCTTCCGCAGTCGTTGGAGAGTTCGAACGGCGAGTCGTCATACAGATGGTTGATCCCGGCATCCGCATACGCATCAAAGAGATCCGCGATCTGTTTTCCGGCTGTCGCTTCTTCTTTGTCGAACAATGTCTGATGAAGCCAGACGGCCCTGACTTCCCTGCCATCTACGTCTGATGCACCGCACTCCTTGAATGGCAGGACATTCAGCATGACCATCAGAAATATTATGAATACCGTTCCGGATTTGTTCATGGTTTGAAATAAGGTGGAACGAAAGCCATCAGGTTAAATTTTTGATCTTTGCTTTTTGATCTTTGCTTTTTGATCTTTCAATTGATGTTCAGGATCATGTCGGAAACCACCGGCTCGCAGCTTCCCTTTCCCTTTACGGTTAATGTGAGCGTGACCGATCCAAAACGGGCGTCTTCCGCACTCGGGGTATAGGTAGGATGAAGGTCACGGAAATCGTTGAAGAACCCGGTGCCGGAGGTTGACCAGGTCACGTGGGTATGATTTTCGGCTGTCGCATTGGATAAAAAGTAGCTATCCCCTGCCCTTACGACGTCTCCTCCTCCTGCAAATGCCCTGGGTGCGTGGATGATCGTCAGGAACATGCTGCAGGTTGTATCCGGGTGGCCAGCCTGGCCGGTGACCGAAAGCATCAGGGTAACCGATCCGGCCTTGATGTCCTTTGCACTCGGTTTGTAAGTCGGATTCAGGATCGCAGGTTTATTGAAGGAACCCGTGCCGGAAGTTGTCCATTGCAAGCGCTCGTAATTTGCTGCAAAAGCTTCTGCAAGAACATAAGCATCCCCCTCACAGATGGTGGCATCCGGACCTGCGGAAGCCGGCGGAACATCCGAAAAAGATCGGGCCGACAGGGTAAAACACACGATGGCGAGAAAACCGATAAAGCAAGTTCTTTTCATTTTCAGGGATTTAAAAACGCTGTAAAATTAAGCAAAATTAGGATTCCCTGTGTCCTGATGTGAACGAGGATGGTGGGGTCAATGTACAGGACCTCATCATCCTCGTCAACCACATCACGGATTGGAGAGGCGACTCCTGAACCTCAACGACGCCAGAGCTTTTAAAACCATCTACTAAAAAAACTACGAGGTATCGGTTCGTAACTTCAAGGATTGACCCTTGAATGGAAATTGCCTCGTGTACTGCTCATCGCGTCATGGTCAGTCTCCTGTGATGAATGCCGCTGTCGGTGACCATCCTGATCAGGTAGACTCCAGGTTCAAGTTCCGACAGGTTAAGCTGCATCTCTTTCTGTCCACGTTTTATGCTATGATATACACTTTGCCCTGTGATCGAGTGAATCTCCAGTTCCTTGATGAAATTCCGGCTTTGTATCTGAACAAGACCTGCAGTGGGATTGGGATAAATGGCGATCCCATCGGACTCGTTTTCATCAACGGCAACAGGAGATACCGTAAGCGTTACAGGTACGTTTACGATTCCGACATTCGGATCACTCTCCAGACGAATGTTGCCTGTCAGGGTGTAGTCAATGGGCAATAGCGCCAGGGAACTGAACATGGTTACCGTGACATCCTGTGCTGCCCAAGGTTCAATGATTCCGCGCCTGGGCTCAATAGTGAACCAGGGTACAACGCCCGGGAAGGCAACACCATCCACTTCACAATCAAAGGCACCCAGGAACTCGGTGTTTCCGGTTTCTTTATCCAAAATGCGCAGCTCACCCCGGAAGGCCTCCTGGTTGAAGGCGGTCAGGTAGATGATGTCTGTTGCCGGATCCCAGGCCATCCCCTGTGCATAGTTGGCATCAAACCCGATCGGGCCCAGGGAGGTGGTTTCCAGGGTCTCCAGGTTGACCCGGTAGGATTCTTGATTGACAATGCAATAGCTGTACATCACTCCCTGGCCGTCAATGGCACAATCGATCGCTGCCGGAATATCAATGCCCCCGATTTCCGTTGCTTCACCGGTGAACATGTTGATCGTGTAAAGCGCCGATTCATCGATGTTGGTCGACACGCCATACATGGTATTCGTGAGCTTATTGACCGCTATCCCCGACCAGATATGCTCTTCCCTGGGGACACAAGGCCCAACGCTGGTGACCTCGCCGGTCTCAAGAATGATCTTCTTTAATTCAAAATTATCGTAATCAATCACGTACATAAAGCTGAAATCCTTTCCGTCGAAATCACTTCCAACAGCCAGGAAATCGACAGCGCTGATGATGTTCTTTGTACCAGGATCATCGGTGTCAAATGAAATAAAGAGTTTTTCCTCACTGAGATCGAACGCATAAGCGGTTGATCCTCTGAAATGGCTTCCGGAAGGGCTGCCGCCGGATCGCGGAGCCATCGGAGCCGGACCGGCAGATGGAGGAATGTTTGTCCGTGGAAACCTGCCATCACTGGCCGGAATGGATATTTTTTCATTCGTGACTGTAATATAACTTTGCCATTCCAGAAAGCCATCCCCGCTGTTACTGATGGTCATCGTCGTGACCACCGTCTCGCCTTCGGTGGTTGCGGCATTGATCTCCAACGGATTGACATTCATAATGGGTGCGACCAGGTTGATGTCGTGCGTGGTGGTTTGATCACCCGTGACAGCAATTCCACCCACCGTATAGAGGTTATACCCCTCTTTCCACGCCGTCAGCGTATAGGTCCCGTGAATGGCCTCATTAAAACCATACCGACCATCCGGACCTGTGGTGATGAAATAGGTATATTCGATCGGGCTGTTTTCCCTGACCAACCTGATTTCAACTTCTCCCACAGGAATACTGCTGTGCGTCACGGTCCCGTTCAAAATGCCAAACATCGGTCCCTGGATCGTCATAGTAAGATCCACCGGTGCCGGATCGATATCGGCTACGGTGACATCCGGTTTGAACACAAGGATACCGGTTTCGACGGGACTCTCATCTTCATTGATATGGCTTCCGTCGAAGGTGATCGTGACTTCCTGGGACCCTCCTGCTTCTATCTGACCGGTTATGGGTTCAAAGGCAAACCAGGTAGAACCTCCCCCGGGAAATGCCAGCGCATCGACTTCACCCCTGAAATTCCCGACAAACTCGGTATTTCCGCTGTTAACGTCCAGTCTGCGTAATTCGCCGCTTTGTGTCCAGTCATTGAAAGCGGCCAGGTAGATGATGTCGTCATCTGGATTCCAGCTCATTCCCTGGGCCCAATTGGCATCAAAACCAATGGAACCAAGCAGGGTGGAAACCGCTGTGGTCTTATCAATCTTATAGGATTGATCGGTAATAATGTCATAGCCGTACATCTGGCCGGAGCCGTCAATGGCTATATCGATGCACGCAGGCAGGCCTAATGAACCGATAGGTGTTGTAATTCCAGTATTTTTATCAATGGTGTATAATTGCGATTCGGTCAGGTTCGCTTTGGCGGAAACGGCATACAACGTATTGGTGGTTTTGTCAATTTGCAGACCTGTAAAGGTGTGGCCTCCTATCTTGTCACATTTCCCTATATCGGTAACCGTCCCGCTGATAACATCGACTTTTATCAGGTGGTCGTTACTGACGTCAATGACGTACAGGAAGGAGGTCTGATAGGCATCGAACGTGCCCCCGTAAGGACCATAATCGAAGGTGGCAATTGCATTGGGTGTACCTGGATCATCCGTATCAAATGAAAAAAACATCCCGTGGTGCAAATCAAAAGCAAAACCCGTCGGCCCCTTCGCTCCCCGGGCAGGTTCAAAATGAGCAGGACCTTTCGCCGGAGCACGCTCCAGGGATGGTGGGGAAGAACCTCTGGGAAAGTCGCCGTTGCTCACGGGTATGGATACCTTCCTGGAATCGGACTGGAAGTTAGCTATCCATCCCAAAGGTCCGTTTCCTTCGTTGTAAAGTGTAACCGTTTGCGTTGCCGTCTGGTTGACCGGGACCACCACGGAAACCGATTCCGGATCCGCCGTCAGGGTTGGTGCAGTCATCCGGTAGTGCTTCGACAGTGTCTCGCCATAGACTATGGTGATGCTATCATAGACTACGTTTAGTCCTTTCTTTTTGACACTGAGCAGATAACCGCCTGTTTTCACCCGGTTGACCATAAAATGGCCGTTGTTCTGGGTACTTGTGACATACTTTTCGCCCTGAGGATTGATAAGGGTTACCACGGCGCCTTCAACCATGGAGCCATCTGAAAGCCTGCTGGCAAATCCCTCCAGGTGGCCGACTTCCTCCTGGTATACCTGGATGTTGTCCACTTCCCACACATTGATGTTAGAGGTATTCGCTCCGTTTACCCTGAAGCGTACGCTGAATATTTTCCCGGCGGCGTGCGGGGTAATGTCAAACGTTTTAGAGAGGTACCCAAATCCCCCCTGCGTATTTTTATGCGTACAGATCAGCTGCCATTCACTTCCATCATATACTTCAACCGACAAACACTCCAGGGTGGCCCTGGTACTTGGATTCTGAAATTTCACATCATACTTCAGCGTCACATTGTCAAGTATTTCCCTGGCGTCCAGTGTTTGTGTGACCAGTGAGAAGCTATAATTCAGGATATTCACCGGGCGGAAAAACCAGGCTTCAGGTTTGGGATTCCCGTTTGCTGTATTGACATTCCACTGGATCGTGATCGGATCCAGTTCCCATTTACGGGACAGAAAATCACTATCCCAACCTTCAACCAGCGGCAGTTCCCCGGGCTCCCCATTCATTTTCAATGATATGGGCACATTTCTCAGGGGAACAACCTGATCGTCGGTGCTGATAACCAGATTTGACTGATGGGTTCCTGTGACATTGCCCGGATCAATGGCCAGCTGTACGTCAATGGAGCCTCCGGCAGGGATGGTCCCGTTTGCAGGGCTGACGGATAACCAGCTGGTGGGTGTTACGTAAACGCTGTCTGTCAGGGCAAATGTCAGGTTACGATCCAGTTTGTCGGGCTGATAGTCTGAGGCGTGGCACCACGACATGCAACTCTGTGACAATCCACCGGGGGGATTTTTCCAGGCAAATTCATTCTGGATCGCAGGTGCTGCCTCCTTGCTCCAGTACCAGTATCTGTTGGTGCTGTAGGACATATACGCGGCCACAGACACCCAGTATGTACCACTGGTCAGGTTTGCCGGCGCCGGAAGGAACACGTTCACATCTCCAGCGGCATCCGAATGGGCCGGTATGGCGTTGAAGGTATGGACTGCAGGGCCCGGATAACCGCTTGAATCGGCATAGAAGATCACATTCACAAAGGGCACTTCCCCGTGGATGACGTAACTAACATAGTACCCTGCTGCAAATACGTGCGTAATGTTCCAGGTTTCGCCCGGGGGTACGATGAAATCATCGGCCGCCGCGCAGATACGGTCGGGAAGATCGGTGATGAAGGTCTGCGACAGAACCCCCGTCTCAGCCGATGGATTGCCGGTCTGATTGTAATAGACGGTTGATGCGCCATACCTGGGAGCAGTTTTGCCATTGAAGCTGCCCTCTGCTGATTTGGAAACATAATCCGGTTCTATGCTGAAGGTATGATCTGTGTTTCCATTATTGGTAATGGTCAAAATCCTTGAAGTGGAAGTATTGTATTGCAGATTCTGCGAAATCGCCGAAGGATACACCACCAGGTCGGCACAGGTTGGAGCATCCAGTGCTTTATACTCAGGATCATCAATGTAATATTTCGGTACATCCGACGGGTAGTTTTCATCCACACCGGCAAAAAAATCAGCTGCCGAAAGCTGTCTGATCCCGTCAGTGCCGGTTGCCCCTGCGCTCCAGGGCCAGGTGTGAATGGATGCACCGCCAATAATCAGCTCTGCCACATCCCCGTTCAGATCAATGATATTTTTGATCGGTAGCCACTGGTTGTGGGCATAATCGAACTGGGCCGTATTATATCCATCTGCATTGATGAATCCGGTTCCATCGCTGTGAAAATAGACCTCCAGCCCGAATTTGCTTTCAGCGCCGCCAAAATTCTGCAGCAGATTGTAATAGCCGCAAAATCCCGATGGGATATAGATAAAGAATGACAGCTCGTATTTCCCGGTCGTCCTGTTACCTAAACGTAGGACAAGGTCAACGGCATTGTCAACCCTGGCGCTTTTTGTTCCGCTGTGGTGAAAATCGTTGCTGATCTCCGCATCCTGCTCCCCGCAGGGTTCATTTTCCCAGGTGGTCCACTGTACCGGATACTGGCAGGCTACCTGCCCCGGAATCGTGAAGGTCTCAAAATCGGTGGCATAGATGGTAGTATTTGAGCCGGGCATCACATAGAGCGAAATGTTCGGGAAATGATCCGTTGGTGTAAGATGAATGGGGGGATTTTCCGGGTATAGTGTGAATGATTCGTTGGCATCCAGGGAGATGGCAAGGGTTCTTCCCTTACGCGATTGGTCAATGGTGGCGTAAAAGCGGTCTGCATTGTCATAAACCATAGTGTCCTTTTCCCTGTAAACCATGATCACCAGGTTCTTTCCCTGGTATGTATAATGCCGGTGCAAAGGGATAATTATTTCATTGGAACCGGTCGGGAAAGTTACCGTTCCGCTGAAAACCTCGATCAGGTTGTTGGATGTGATCCACCCTCCATTGAGGTCCTGCAGGCTTGTTTCACCCATATACACTTTCACTGGCTTCTCCGTGGGTTCATCAGAAAAATCATTGAAATAGCCAATTTTCGTAATCTGTGACCCGGCAGGCTGTCCGATCTCATCGGCAAAATAGATGGTCTCGCTCAGGCTGGTATTCCAGTAAAAATCAATGGGCACCCGCGGCGATCCTGGTAATTCGGTTCCATCACCGATGGTGACAACACTCAGATTTTCAGGAGATCTGGCCGGATCAGGGGTTTGAATCGTGCCTGTTCCGGCACCTGGCCGCGATTGCCCCCAAAGAAAAGGGCTCACAAACAACAGAGTCAGGCAAATCAGGGCTGTTTTTGGTAATCTTAGACTCATTTTCATTTTATTTGGTTTTTTAAGTTAATGAAATTTCTTCCGGAACATCTTTCAGATGTTAAAGTCGCGTGCTACAAAGTAACCCCAATCCAGTGATTATCCAAAATATTCAGGGTAGAGAAATGGTCAATCTGCCGAAAGTATTTACAAGAGCTGATTTGCTTTAATTTTATGATAATTAATAGATTGGTAAGAAAATCAACCTTAAATCAGGTCATCATAAGCAAAATATGTCCTGGTGAGAGGTTCAACACATCGGCACAAGGAGTTCAGAACTAAATATTCCGCAGGTATTCTCCAAGGTTGTCCTGGCTCGTCAGGTTAAGCTTTTTACGGATATGATAGCGATTTGTTTTTAAAGTGCCGGGATTGATATTGAAGATTTTAGCAATCTCATGATTGCTCAGGTTGATCTTCAGATAGGCACACAAGCGTAATTCATTCTCACTTAATTCGGGTCCCCTTCGTTTCAACCTGCTGAAAAAATCATGGTGTACCTTTTCGAATACATTTTTAAACTGTTCCCAGGCTTTATCCGTGGATACACTTTCCCTGATGATCCGGTTCAGGTTGTTGTATGAGGTTGCATCCATCTTATTGTCTTCATAGAGTTTGGTCATCGTCGATGAAATTTCATTCACCATATCTTTTTTGCTGACCAATTGAAGCGAAAGCGTAATCAATTCCTTGTTCTTACTTTCTATTTCAGATAAATGTTTAAATTTTTCCAGGTTGTTGATCTTATCCGCCGTCTTGATTCGTTCTTCCAGGTTATCATTTTCTATTTTCTGAAGCTTCAGTGATTTCTTCATGTATTTATAGAACATCAGGGCAATCAGGATCCCAGAAATAATAAGAATCACATAGGCATAATTCCTGATTTTTTGTGATTCATATTTTTCCTGCAAAAGTTCCAGTTCATATTTGTTCTTTTGTACTTCAATCTCCCATTGAAAATCTGATATTTTTTTCTGGATTTTCGAGTTCAATATGCTGTCGTTGAGTGCTACATACTGTTTGTAATACGTCAAAGATTCCCTGTATTGACCCTGTTTCTCCTTCAGTTCCGAAAGCATCAGGTTTGCTCTTTGTTCAGCACTCTTAAATCCAACCTCTGCCGAAATATCCTTGGCCTGGAGAAATAACTTCTCTGCTTCCACAGGACGGTTTAGATGAACATTAAGTAAGCCCAGATTATAAATGGCCTCTCCATAGAAACGATTGTTCTGGAGGCACCTGGAAAAATTGATGGCTTGCTCAATATACGATTGGGAGGCTGTATAGTTATCCTGAGCCATAAAGGCCAGGCCAAGCTTGTTGAAAATATCGCAGATGACGGCTGAATCGTTAATTTTTTCTGCCAGCACCAATGCTTCCTGGAACAGGATGGAAGCCTCGCTGAAATTATTCCGGTTCATCTCAAGTAGTCCGATGTTAATTTGAGTGATGGCATGACTGCGGACACTGACTTTATCTTTGTCCCAGAACATTTCAGCTTCCCTCTCAAAATATTCTTTAGCCTTGTCATATTCGTTCAGCGCCATATACACAAGCCCATAACCGTTATATGCTTTACCCCGGAGGTAATCATTATTCAGCTTTTCTGCGATCGATTCGACTTCCGCATAATA is part of the Bacteroidales bacterium genome and harbors:
- a CDS encoding S8 family serine peptidase, whose protein sequence is MKIRTLLSGVMIATTGILCALSPIHVQGQDYEPGRLFVCVYDTAGIPTFVGDTVIMSNDGLRELFNRYGVYSFNRAFPGIDTLKGKETYLLDQVYVLRCLGNEDSLLQELDLYSDWIYYYMEKIPVYRLIGNDNPPDPGYEVPPSTLRPPNDPRFAEDWALQNINAVEAWSYSKGDNILIGIPDGGFNRSHEDLKTQIHSALSSPAWHIYHGTVVAGCAGAATNNYKGKSSIGYNCKLILGSAPSNNQDWNEVLAMSNMGARVINASFISCKFNSTILNLIHYMADQGTLLVGGAGNGTEVGHCSSNGNGYGYPASYDPVISVTSVGQTDNHVYDGIHCHTHNDKVDVCAPGYGVLSTCYYIDSNGIIHNDCYSPNWGTSFAAPIVSGLAALVFYARSCMTPEEVKYIIESTTDDIYSIPGNSNFTGLLGHGRINAGRAVKKAAIIQPGTNVRLTSSATWTTEHYIKEYILVEKGVTLTILADVLFNTNARLIIKPGGTVVVNGATLRNNMCNGMWEGVQVEGIREKSQLEAGKHGKLSLINGATIKNARTGAALVNLLGDKTIHGGGGIIQAENAFFINNKIAVRFLPYENFTPENTSNVLDNVSYFKNVTFRTDDQLIDPQINPETFVILQDVRGIWFLGCSFVNNVPVEAEQNYFPSTRGGGIYSVNSSFTIDKLTPTSTDQCEFKYLYRGIEAYGFNSMKTFTVNETLFDSICKTIYLNGIDNVAITRNEIVLYDSYVFLPDMAYGVYLGYCTGYTVEENIIRKAYVSHVGSGPLHYGIVVSNSLDDNNFIYSNRMVDMNTGVLALGVNRGPGKTGLQIKCNEFLECSFDIVVSPDASSQPGSCGIAFNQGYDTRQDAPAGNRFGKDVPPWDNSDYNYHIDCGTIIYFHNSKSNSPPATWPSDYTSSTVTLAETQYEFRSTVSCPSWLELKGQPLLQIMKDAIYTMQNLATLENPTSELDYQFQIVSDAAYHLSQSYIHNPDTAFFQRNVELISLYEGITTNIRDLRSLSWEYRKVFAYLAVKDTVNADRVLVDIKAKWNLVNGKLDEYNDMVSYVEILKELIHNEKSIFEIDEAQKTILSLIARKKNSFVGAYARNILNTLGH
- a CDS encoding carboxypeptidase regulatory-like domain-containing protein, whose protein sequence is MSLRLPKTALICLTLLFVSPFLWGQSRPGAGTGTIQTPDPARSPENLSVVTIGDGTELPGSPRVPIDFYWNTSLSETIYFADEIGQPAGSQITKIGYFNDFSDEPTEKPVKVYMGETSLQDLNGGWITSNNLIEVFSGTVTFPTGSNEIIIPLHRHYTYQGKNLVIMVYREKDTMVYDNADRFYATIDQSRKGRTLAISLDANESFTLYPENPPIHLTPTDHFPNISLYVMPGSNTTIYATDFETFTIPGQVACQYPVQWTTWENEPCGEQDAEISNDFHHSGTKSARVDNAVDLVLRLGNRTTGKYELSFFIYIPSGFCGYYNLLQNFGGAESKFGLEVYFHSDGTGFINADGYNTAQFDYAHNQWLPIKNIIDLNGDVAELIIGGASIHTWPWSAGATGTDGIRQLSAADFFAGVDENYPSDVPKYYIDDPEYKALDAPTCADLVVYPSAISQNLQYNTSTSRILTITNNGNTDHTFSIEPDYVSKSAEGSFNGKTAPRYGASTVYYNQTGNPSAETGVLSQTFITDLPDRICAAADDFIVPPGETWNITHVFAAGYYVSYVIHGEVPFVNVIFYADSSGYPGPAVHTFNAIPAHSDAAGDVNVFLPAPANLTSGTYWVSVAAYMSYSTNRYWYWSKEAAPAIQNEFAWKNPPGGLSQSCMSWCHASDYQPDKLDRNLTFALTDSVYVTPTSWLSVSPANGTIPAGGSIDVQLAIDPGNVTGTHQSNLVISTDDQVVPLRNVPISLKMNGEPGELPLVEGWDSDFLSRKWELDPITIQWNVNTANGNPKPEAWFFRPVNILNYSFSLVTQTLDAREILDNVTLKYDVKFQNPSTRATLECLSVEVYDGSEWQLICTHKNTQGGFGYLSKTFDITPHAAGKIFSVRFRVNGANTSNINVWEVDNIQVYQEEVGHLEGFASRLSDGSMVEGAVVTLINPQGEKYVTSTQNNGHFMVNRVKTGGYLLSVKKKGLNVVYDSITIVYGETLSKHYRMTAPTLTADPESVSVVVPVNQTATQTVTLYNEGNGPLGWIANFQSDSRKVSIPVSNGDFPRGSSPPSLERAPAKGPAHFEPARGAKGPTGFAFDLHHGMFFSFDTDDPGTPNAIATFDYGPYGGTFDAYQTSFLYVIDVSNDHLIKVDVISGTVTDIGKCDKIGGHTFTGLQIDKTTNTLYAVSAKANLTESQLYTIDKNTGITTPIGSLGLPACIDIAIDGSGQMYGYDIITDQSYKIDKTTAVSTLLGSIGFDANWAQGMSWNPDDDIIYLAAFNDWTQSGELRRLDVNSGNTEFVGNFRGEVDALAFPGGGSTWFAFEPITGQIEAGGSQEVTITFDGSHINEDESPVETGILVFKPDVTVADIDPAPVDLTMTIQGPMFGILNGTVTHSSIPVGEVEIRLVRENSPIEYTYFITTGPDGRYGFNEAIHGTYTLTAWKEGYNLYTVGGIAVTGDQTTTHDINLVAPIMNVNPLEINAATTEGETVVTTMTISNSGDGFLEWQSYITVTNEKISIPASDGRFPRTNIPPSAGPAPMAPRSGGSPSGSHFRGSTAYAFDLSEEKLFISFDTDDPGTKNIISAVDFLAVGSDFDGKDFSFMYVIDYDNFELKKIILETGEVTSVGPCVPREEHIWSGIAVNKLTNTMYGVSTNIDESALYTINMFTGEATEIGGIDIPAAIDCAIDGQGVMYSYCIVNQESYRVNLETLETTSLGPIGFDANYAQGMAWDPATDIIYLTAFNQEAFRGELRILDKETGNTEFLGAFDCEVDGVAFPGVVPWFTIEPRRGIIEPWAAQDVTVTMFSSLALLPIDYTLTGNIRLESDPNVGIVNVPVTLTVSPVAVDENESDGIAIYPNPTAGLVQIQSRNFIKELEIHSITGQSVYHSIKRGQKEMQLNLSELEPGVYLIRMVTDSGIHHRRLTMTR
- a CDS encoding tetratricopeptide repeat protein, which produces MIVLIICIVALALFLRRIQSHDLKKPVEQDRLGEIFHILDTSFWDHKEKNLQLTNEALLLAQTTGDSNAMSEALYFKARILGHFENNDSIFLYSIRALQIAERSDNDVLIAKIKNNIANYYYIKDNYYLAMTYYAEVESIAEKLNNDYLRGKAYNGYGLVYMALNEYDKAKEYFEREAEMFWDKDKVSVRSHAITQINIGLLEMNRNNFSEASILFQEALVLAEKINDSAVICDIFNKLGLAFMAQDNYTASQSYIEQAINFSRCLQNNRFYGEAIYNLGLLNVHLNRPVEAEKLFLQAKDISAEVGFKSAEQRANLMLSELKEKQGQYRESLTYYKQYVALNDSILNSKIQKKISDFQWEIEVQKNKYELELLQEKYESQKIRNYAYVILIISGILIALMFYKYMKKSLKLQKIENDNLEERIKTADKINNLEKFKHLSEIESKNKELITLSLQLVSKKDMVNEISSTMTKLYEDNKMDATSYNNLNRIIRESVSTDKAWEQFKNVFEKVHHDFFSRLKRRGPELSENELRLCAYLKINLSNHEIAKIFNINPGTLKTNRYHIRKKLNLTSQDNLGEYLRNI